A region of Acidithiobacillus ferridurans DNA encodes the following proteins:
- a CDS encoding Txe/YoeB family addiction module toxin: protein MPERISWTLAAWEDYEYWQGQDRKTLRRVNALIRDCLRNPHSGIGKPEPLRENLSGYWSRRIDDVNRLVYRTTTIDLIIISCRYHY from the coding sequence ATGCCTGAGCGCATCTCCTGGACGCTGGCCGCCTGGGAAGATTATGAATACTGGCAAGGGCAGGATCGGAAAACACTCCGAAGAGTGAATGCGCTGATACGAGATTGCCTGCGGAACCCGCACTCGGGCATTGGTAAGCCAGAGCCACTGCGGGAAAACCTCTCAGGATACTGGTCCCGGCGTATTGACGACGTTAACCGGCTGGTTTATCGCACCACGACTATAGATCTGATTATTATTTCCTGCCGGTACCATTATTAG
- a CDS encoding sensor histidine kinase: protein MKRSLQGRLSIGLSIAIVCMGLFAGLASFFLALNEAQDYQDASLQQIAALVPPQIWRNTYRYGRQPVDADSDVRIVVEPLCLVNCKGVDIPLKLPPQLSSGFHTLAVDGQEWRVFVRRQGPGEALAVAQSTDLRSDAAIASARRTLLPLLFLVPLLIVFSHVIVRRSLAPIQSLAQVMDRQNADRPEPLSLEQVPEEIAPFLQAINRLLERIRILLEQERRFIADAAHELRTPLTALSLQVQNLERADSLSECRKRVLPLQSGLERSRHLLDQLLGLARQQTAPSSFEPVDLAVIARQTVEDLYPLAEQKKIDFGLDASTALWVQGSAAAFYSLLRNAADNALRYSPENSEVTVRAYREGEYALLEVIDSGPGIPAEESERIFDPFYRIPGITGDGSGLGLTIVRAIAEQLGGQIILRSRREQSGLHFIYRQKIV from the coding sequence ATGAAACGTTCTTTGCAGGGACGCTTGTCCATTGGGTTGAGTATCGCTATTGTCTGTATGGGATTGTTTGCCGGATTGGCGTCTTTCTTTCTGGCTCTGAATGAAGCACAGGATTACCAGGATGCCTCACTGCAGCAGATCGCTGCACTGGTGCCTCCCCAGATCTGGCGGAATACCTATCGCTATGGTCGACAGCCGGTGGATGCCGACTCGGATGTGCGCATCGTCGTTGAGCCGTTATGCCTGGTAAACTGCAAGGGGGTGGATATTCCCCTGAAACTTCCTCCGCAATTGTCATCAGGTTTTCATACGCTTGCAGTGGATGGTCAGGAATGGCGGGTTTTTGTTCGGCGACAGGGGCCTGGTGAAGCATTGGCAGTGGCCCAGTCCACCGATTTGCGTAGCGACGCGGCTATTGCCAGCGCACGGCGCACCCTGCTGCCCTTGTTGTTTTTGGTGCCCTTGTTGATTGTTTTTTCGCACGTTATTGTGCGGCGTAGTTTGGCCCCGATCCAGAGTCTGGCCCAAGTCATGGATCGGCAAAATGCCGATCGTCCTGAGCCGCTTTCTCTAGAGCAAGTGCCGGAGGAGATTGCCCCATTTCTTCAGGCCATCAATCGGTTGCTGGAAAGGATTCGGATATTGCTGGAGCAAGAGCGTCGATTCATTGCCGACGCCGCCCATGAACTACGTACCCCGTTAACCGCATTGTCGCTCCAGGTGCAGAATCTGGAGCGGGCTGATTCTCTCTCGGAATGCCGAAAACGCGTGTTGCCTTTGCAAAGTGGCTTGGAGCGGTCCCGTCATTTGCTCGATCAGTTACTGGGTCTGGCCCGGCAGCAGACCGCCCCGTCCAGCTTTGAGCCAGTGGACTTGGCGGTAATCGCCCGCCAAACAGTGGAAGATCTTTATCCATTGGCAGAGCAGAAAAAAATAGATTTTGGACTGGATGCCTCAACGGCGTTGTGGGTACAGGGAAGCGCTGCCGCCTTTTACAGCCTATTACGCAACGCGGCGGATAACGCCTTGCGCTATAGTCCGGAAAATTCCGAGGTGACCGTGCGTGCCTATCGGGAAGGGGAATATGCGCTGTTGGAAGTTATAGATAGTGGGCCGGGTATTCCGGCTGAGGAGTCGGAACGCATATTTGATCCTTTTTATCGTATCCCCGGTATAACGGGAGACGGGAGCGGTCTGGGCTTAACCATTGTTCGCGCCATTGCCGAACAGTTGGGCGGACAAATTATATTGCGTTCCCGACGCGAACAATCGGGGTTGCATTTCATCTATCGCCAAAAAATAGTCTAG
- a CDS encoding S24 family peptidase has translation MTEKEAGLKAFADRLNISLDAIHFAASGEGRQDALAKYMGVSQKGARKWLVGESYPVEDKRNRLAALCKVRYEWLMTGNGERYADDRTLRSQAENIETRVSDSLIRIPVMNVECSQGCGRYPPDYETMMDEICISETWLRHNALFSSPSNLSIIVGVGDSMKPTYQDGDLLLVDRGITEIKVDAVYVFRLHDEMYVKRLQSRPDGALLMISDNKAYEPFVITIENRAELKILARILFALNVNRL, from the coding sequence ATGACAGAAAAAGAAGCCGGACTGAAAGCATTTGCAGATCGCCTGAACATCAGCCTGGATGCCATCCATTTTGCAGCCAGCGGAGAAGGCCGTCAGGATGCGCTCGCAAAATATATGGGAGTGAGCCAAAAGGGTGCTCGAAAGTGGTTGGTAGGCGAGAGTTACCCCGTTGAGGACAAAAGAAATAGACTCGCAGCGCTTTGCAAGGTGCGCTACGAGTGGCTGATGACTGGCAACGGGGAGCGATATGCAGACGACCGTACGCTGCGCTCTCAGGCAGAAAACATAGAGACCAGGGTTTCAGACTCCTTGATTCGTATCCCCGTCATGAATGTTGAGTGCTCGCAGGGATGCGGGAGATACCCGCCAGATTATGAAACCATGATGGACGAAATCTGCATCAGTGAAACATGGCTTCGCCACAATGCACTGTTTAGCTCCCCATCCAACCTATCCATTATCGTTGGGGTCGGTGACAGTATGAAGCCCACCTATCAAGATGGCGACTTACTACTGGTAGATCGGGGAATAACAGAAATAAAAGTGGATGCCGTATATGTTTTTCGGCTTCACGATGAGATGTATGTGAAAAGACTGCAGTCCCGGCCAGATGGAGCGCTACTGATGATCTCCGACAACAAAGCGTATGAACCTTTTGTGATTACGATCGAAAACCGGGCAGAACTAAAAATCCTTGCACGAATCTTGTTTGCGTTGAACGTCAACAGGCTTTGA
- a CDS encoding type II toxin-antitoxin system Phd/YefM family antitoxin, with amino-acid sequence MVMHVVSYSEARDNLKAVMDRAVEDADVTIITRRGSSNAVLLSQDLFDSLMETVHLLRSPANAAHLVQSIAQDQAGQTSPRGLADA; translated from the coding sequence ATGGTTATGCACGTTGTGAGTTATTCGGAAGCCCGTGACAATCTGAAGGCGGTAATGGACAGAGCCGTTGAAGATGCCGATGTTACCATCATTACGAGGCGTGGATCGTCTAACGCGGTTTTGCTTTCGCAGGATCTTTTTGACAGCCTGATGGAAACGGTTCACCTGCTGCGCTCGCCGGCCAATGCTGCACACCTGGTGCAATCCATAGCACAAGATCAGGCAGGGCAAACATCTCCCCGTGGACTGGCTGATGCCTGA
- a CDS encoding helix-turn-helix domain-containing protein, translated as MAASLLKAKNMLGSYEAIGRVCGVSGKAVMKWVRKARLPRTDYTGETQYAELIEKATVSAVTIDDLRPSHLLCAHGDEHSSTPNDPTISEASLYSQGHAE; from the coding sequence GTGGCAGCTTCACTTCTGAAGGCGAAAAATATGCTCGGTAGCTATGAAGCTATTGGCCGTGTCTGCGGTGTATCGGGGAAAGCGGTCATGAAATGGGTTCGCAAGGCGCGACTCCCTCGCACGGATTACACCGGCGAAACGCAATATGCTGAACTCATCGAGAAGGCAACAGTTTCTGCCGTAACCATTGATGACCTGCGTCCTTCCCACTTGCTATGCGCTCACGGAGATGAGCATTCATCGACCCCTAATGACCCGACTATTTCGGAAGCTTCCCTCTATTCACAAGGCCATGCTGAATGA
- a CDS encoding pyocin activator PrtN family protein produces the protein MNTVFLLMAEFGQADIPLEILASKYLGMSRKESAMKAMRGELPFPAFRMGSQKSPWMVRVTDLAEYLDSARKKSTQDWEARQSARH, from the coding sequence ATGAACACAGTCTTTTTACTCATGGCGGAATTTGGGCAGGCCGATATACCCCTTGAAATATTGGCCAGTAAATACCTGGGCATGAGCCGCAAGGAATCAGCCATGAAAGCTATGCGTGGTGAGCTCCCCTTCCCCGCGTTTCGCATGGGATCGCAGAAGTCGCCCTGGATGGTGCGCGTCACCGATCTTGCTGAGTACCTGGATTCCGCACGAAAGAAGTCCACACAGGATTGGGAGGCGCGGCAGAGCGCGCGCCATTAG
- a CDS encoding response regulator, with product MRILLVEDDRMIGEAISVALRDAAYAVDWVRDGETALRAIANQEHQAIFLDLGLPKLDGCTLLQRVRAGGNSLPIIIISARDALTDRVEGLDLGADDYLVKPFAMSELLARLRAIIRRQGGQGSPVLGNGSLQLDLSTHTAQIGELSVLLTNKEFALLQALLLRPGSILSRAQLEERLYGWDEGVESNSIDFLIHGLRKKLGAKVIKNVRGAGWMIPRQP from the coding sequence ATGCGTATTCTTCTGGTTGAAGACGACCGAATGATCGGTGAAGCCATTTCAGTTGCGCTACGGGACGCGGCTTATGCAGTGGACTGGGTGCGTGATGGTGAAACCGCTTTGCGGGCGATTGCCAATCAGGAACATCAGGCCATTTTTCTGGATTTGGGTTTGCCCAAACTGGATGGTTGCACGTTGTTGCAACGTGTGCGTGCAGGAGGTAACTCCCTGCCAATCATTATTATTTCCGCCCGCGACGCATTGACGGATCGGGTGGAGGGGCTGGACTTGGGGGCTGATGATTATCTCGTCAAACCTTTTGCCATGAGCGAGTTGCTGGCTCGTTTGCGCGCCATCATCCGTCGTCAGGGCGGGCAGGGCTCGCCGGTGTTAGGTAACGGATCTCTGCAGCTCGATCTAAGCACACACACGGCGCAGATCGGAGAACTCAGTGTCCTGTTGACCAATAAGGAGTTTGCTTTATTGCAGGCACTGTTGCTACGTCCAGGTTCCATACTCAGTCGTGCGCAACTCGAAGAGCGCCTGTATGGCTGGGACGAAGGTGTAGAGAGTAATAGCATCGATTTTCTGATTCACGGTCTGCGTAAGAAGCTCGGTGCCAAAGTCATCAAGAATGTGCGTGGCGCGGGTTGGATGATCCCGCGTCAGCCATGA
- a CDS encoding PepSY domain-containing protein, translating to MKVSTKLASGILGGVLFLYAFGAYAFTGQELAGEAKISIAQARITALRAYPGKITDQELEKEKGGSGLRYSFDIKKGGVSHEVGVDARTGAVLENSIEGKHAD from the coding sequence ATGAAGGTGTCTACAAAGTTGGCAAGTGGTATTTTGGGCGGGGTTTTGTTCCTGTATGCTTTTGGTGCTTACGCTTTTACCGGTCAGGAATTGGCTGGCGAGGCGAAGATCAGTATCGCACAGGCACGCATTACTGCTTTGCGGGCGTATCCTGGAAAGATCACCGATCAGGAACTGGAAAAGGAGAAAGGTGGCAGTGGCTTGCGATATTCTTTCGACATCAAGAAGGGTGGTGTCAGCCACGAAGTAGGCGTTGACGCCAGGACCGGAGCCGTTCTGGAGAACTCGATTGAGGGCAAACATGCGGATTGA
- the parC gene encoding DNA topoisomerase IV subunit A gives MDNTRDLFDLIGNAHPSETGAVTDDTPAPVSAEAVQGLAALSAASPAPPPPPPGEGAPDPSEPGEPPLAEYAARAYLAYAMSVVTGRAIPALADGQKPVQRRILYAMRDMGLQRSPQHVKSARVVGEVIGKWHPHGDTSVYDAMVRMAQHFTLRYPVVDGQGNFGSLDGDSAAAMRYTEANLTPISELLLAEMDEGTVDFRSNYDGTLEEPVTLPARLPFLLMNGASGIAVGMATEIPPHNLRELAQVCAELVLRPDMADDEILQSIPGPDFPGGGQIISTPGQIREAYLSGRGSIRVRARWEVEKLARGEWRIAVQQLPPGVSTAQILSEIETLSNPQAKGEGKKKALTPEQQTTKNAMLSQMDTVRDESGKAHAVRIVIEPRSRNQDPQSLMTYLLARTSLETNQSVNLTVLDLDGKAPCMPLPRILRQWVRYRVTTVRRRSQFRLDKALTRIHILEGRLRVLLDIDAVIRVIRESDDPKADLMAHFDLSEIQAEDILEIRLRQLARLAGIELEKELADKRETAAYLSALLQDESRLRALIAAEIQADAQKFGDDRRTLLEADTAITNKSIQTIAAAIADEPVTVIVSQKGWLRTRSGHGLDTATLGFKEGDALLQAFEVRSVDTLVLLDHSGRAYSIAVAQIPGGRGDGIPVSSQVDFQPGGVLACVACGAGDSLWLVAGTGGYGFLTTLENMTGRNRAGKAFLTLDAKERPLPLIRVTDLQAEAFCLSSDGRGLLFPLTEVKNLPKGKGVKLIALGTSATLQSLLVYLDDQPLPRGVRKNRVEACRGRRGGRGRPVR, from the coding sequence ATGGATAATACCCGGGATCTTTTTGATCTCATCGGTAATGCGCACCCCTCGGAAACCGGGGCGGTCACCGACGACACGCCTGCTCCGGTATCAGCCGAAGCGGTACAGGGGCTCGCAGCGTTATCTGCTGCCTCGCCAGCACCACCGCCTCCGCCACCCGGGGAGGGCGCCCCGGACCCTAGCGAACCTGGGGAGCCGCCGCTCGCGGAATATGCCGCGCGTGCTTACCTTGCCTATGCCATGAGCGTGGTAACCGGGCGGGCGATTCCGGCGCTGGCCGATGGCCAGAAACCAGTGCAACGGCGAATTCTCTATGCTATGCGCGACATGGGGCTGCAACGCTCCCCACAGCATGTCAAGTCCGCCCGGGTGGTGGGCGAGGTGATCGGCAAGTGGCACCCCCACGGCGACACTTCGGTGTATGACGCCATGGTGCGTATGGCCCAGCACTTCACCCTGCGCTACCCGGTGGTGGATGGGCAGGGCAACTTCGGGTCTCTGGACGGCGACTCGGCCGCCGCCATGCGCTATACCGAAGCCAATCTGACCCCCATTTCCGAACTGCTGCTGGCAGAAATGGACGAGGGCACGGTCGATTTTCGCAGCAACTATGACGGAACACTGGAAGAACCCGTCACCTTGCCTGCTCGGTTGCCCTTCCTACTGATGAACGGCGCCTCCGGTATCGCGGTCGGCATGGCTACGGAGATTCCGCCCCACAATTTGCGCGAACTGGCGCAGGTCTGTGCGGAGTTGGTCCTGCGCCCGGACATGGCCGATGACGAAATACTGCAATCGATTCCCGGTCCCGACTTCCCTGGCGGTGGCCAGATTATCTCGACGCCCGGGCAAATCCGCGAGGCCTATCTGTCGGGGCGCGGCAGCATCCGGGTGCGGGCCCGCTGGGAGGTCGAAAAGCTGGCGCGCGGGGAGTGGCGTATCGCGGTACAGCAACTGCCACCGGGGGTGTCCACCGCACAAATCCTCTCGGAGATAGAAACCCTTTCCAACCCGCAAGCCAAAGGGGAAGGCAAAAAAAAGGCGCTTACCCCGGAGCAGCAGACGACAAAAAACGCCATGCTGTCTCAGATGGATACCGTGCGCGACGAGTCGGGCAAGGCCCATGCCGTGCGGATCGTCATCGAGCCGCGCTCGCGCAACCAGGACCCGCAGAGTCTGATGACCTACCTGCTGGCCCGCACCTCGCTGGAAACCAATCAGTCGGTGAATCTCACGGTGCTGGATCTGGATGGCAAAGCACCGTGTATGCCGCTCCCCCGGATATTACGGCAGTGGGTGCGCTATCGGGTGACTACCGTACGGCGGCGTAGTCAGTTCCGCCTCGACAAGGCCCTGACGCGCATTCATATTCTCGAAGGTCGTTTACGGGTGCTGCTGGATATTGATGCGGTGATCCGTGTAATCCGCGAGTCCGACGACCCCAAGGCCGACCTCATGGCCCACTTCGACCTCAGCGAGATTCAGGCGGAAGATATCCTGGAGATTCGTCTGCGGCAACTGGCGCGACTCGCCGGCATCGAACTGGAAAAGGAACTGGCCGACAAACGGGAAACGGCCGCGTACCTGAGCGCACTCCTGCAGGATGAGTCGCGACTGCGGGCATTGATCGCCGCAGAAATCCAGGCCGACGCCCAAAAATTTGGCGATGATCGTCGCACCCTGCTGGAAGCCGATACTGCCATCACCAACAAATCCATTCAGACCATTGCCGCTGCCATTGCGGATGAACCCGTTACGGTGATCGTCTCCCAAAAAGGCTGGCTGCGTACCCGCTCCGGCCACGGGCTGGATACGGCGACCCTGGGTTTCAAGGAAGGTGATGCCTTGTTGCAGGCCTTCGAGGTGCGATCCGTGGATACTCTGGTCCTGCTGGATCATTCGGGGCGTGCTTACTCCATAGCCGTGGCGCAAATACCGGGCGGGCGGGGCGACGGCATTCCGGTGTCGAGCCAGGTGGATTTTCAACCGGGCGGCGTGCTGGCTTGCGTAGCCTGCGGCGCCGGCGACAGCCTTTGGCTGGTGGCTGGAACCGGTGGCTATGGATTCCTGACCACGCTGGAAAACATGACCGGCCGGAACCGGGCGGGCAAGGCCTTCTTGACCCTGGACGCGAAGGAGCGCCCCCTGCCTTTGATCCGCGTCACCGACCTTCAGGCGGAAGCGTTCTGTCTATCTTCAGACGGGCGTGGCCTGCTGTTTCCTTTGACCGAGGTCAAAAACCTACCCAAGGGTAAGGGGGTCAAACTGATTGCCCTGGGCACATCGGCCACTCTGCAATCCCTGTTGGTTTATCTGGATGATCAGCCTTTGCCGCGCGGAGTGCGGAAAAATCGTGTGGAAGCCTGTCGTGGCCGGCGTGGCGGACGCGGCAGGCCCGTGCGTTAG
- a CDS encoding MFS transporter: MNRLAGNAHPVAEPSGWLNKNVLLLSLSAFFADGGYQAVTAVFPLLIIFGMKEPPYVYGLLLALAFGGGSLFAFLGGMAGDRYNRKTVALAGNLLIPLMSIAGFFSNVWIVGILFTLGWWARFFRTPARRAMLVEVSKPEHRAKVFGFLHALDVGGGLVAVIYAIILILYHVSYHDILLVSIFPILISSVCLAFVHYVPFAAATPSTGTVPASKVQFPQYPPRINRRVFRFVLLAATLFGFSYYALGFPILSVAETQASAALGVLTFGIYLGFSSIAGYVLGSSALRPIRALWTTGYALAGVGSLIIGVSYLVDSGLLLFYVGAAALGIATGAVETFEPVLTSYLVRSGDLSGGMGLLSMSRALGLFVSNVIMGVIFTADQLDSYLYACITAILGAGILALTERWLHRQKTLSSDFRSKASSEP; encoded by the coding sequence GTGAACAGATTGGCTGGTAACGCCCATCCCGTCGCCGAACCTTCCGGTTGGCTCAACAAAAATGTGTTGCTCCTGTCTTTATCGGCGTTCTTTGCCGACGGGGGCTATCAGGCGGTCACCGCTGTTTTCCCCCTGCTGATCATTTTTGGGATGAAAGAACCTCCCTATGTCTATGGCCTGCTGCTGGCGCTGGCCTTCGGCGGCGGATCCCTGTTCGCCTTCCTGGGGGGAATGGCCGGCGACAGATACAACAGAAAAACCGTAGCGCTCGCTGGCAATCTGCTCATTCCCCTGATGTCCATCGCTGGTTTTTTCTCCAATGTCTGGATCGTCGGCATCCTTTTTACCTTGGGCTGGTGGGCGCGTTTCTTCCGGACGCCGGCGCGGCGGGCCATGCTGGTGGAGGTATCCAAGCCGGAACACCGCGCAAAGGTTTTCGGGTTTCTTCATGCGCTGGATGTAGGGGGCGGTCTGGTTGCGGTGATCTATGCCATCATTCTGATCCTATACCATGTTTCCTACCACGACATCCTTCTCGTGAGCATTTTTCCCATTCTGATCTCCAGCGTCTGCCTAGCCTTCGTGCACTACGTGCCATTCGCGGCGGCTACGCCGTCCACAGGCACTGTCCCCGCCTCGAAGGTTCAGTTTCCCCAATATCCTCCGCGCATCAACCGGCGAGTCTTCCGTTTCGTGCTTCTGGCCGCGACGCTCTTCGGATTCAGTTACTACGCGCTGGGCTTCCCTATTCTTTCGGTGGCAGAGACACAGGCCAGCGCCGCACTGGGTGTCCTGACCTTCGGCATCTACCTGGGTTTTTCTTCTATAGCCGGCTACGTACTGGGGTCCAGCGCCCTGCGTCCTATCCGCGCCCTTTGGACGACCGGCTACGCCCTGGCCGGGGTGGGCTCCCTGATTATCGGAGTATCCTATCTGGTGGACTCCGGTCTCCTGCTGTTCTATGTGGGGGCAGCCGCGTTGGGAATCGCCACCGGAGCCGTTGAGACATTTGAACCGGTGCTGACCTCTTATCTGGTGCGGTCTGGCGATCTTTCTGGAGGGATGGGATTACTGAGCATGAGCCGGGCGCTGGGCTTATTCGTCTCGAATGTCATCATGGGGGTCATTTTTACGGCAGATCAACTGGATTCGTATCTCTACGCCTGTATTACGGCGATTCTCGGCGCCGGCATTCTGGCACTCACGGAACGCTGGCTACATCGGCAAAAGACGCTCTCCTCCGACTTTCGCTCCAAAGCGTCCTCGGAACCGTGA
- a CDS encoding DNA topoisomerase IV subunit B — protein MSYSAEQFTVLKGLEPVKLRPGMYTRTTCPTHIIQEVIDNAADEALAGQATRIDVTVRDDGSVIVEDNGRGIPVGIPSGESRPAAELAFTTLHAGGKFDKTDLESAYRFSGGLHGVGVAVTNALSQRVEVEIKTRDPQGSGNGRYRLVFTQGDVSEALTRLEDCGPRTHGTRVQVWPDGQYFDSAKINIRELTHLLRAKAILLPGLQVSLTLPEQEPVVWKYSEGLAEYLAEIVADLELATPIFAGASYQDGDSNGFAKGEGAGWALCWINGAAPNPETYVNLIPTLDGGTHESGFRAGVFEAVRSFMEHHSLVPAKLKLVQDDVTGKMALVLSARVLDPQFQGQTKDKLTSRDAYKLMAQTVRDPLELWLNSHPDAGKAIADLAIQNAQARTRAAQKIERKKGSGLATLPGKLTDCESEDIQRNELFLVEGDSAGGSAKAARDKEYQALLPLRGKVLNTWEVDADQIFKNQEVHNMAVALGIEAHGFQADPDRVLAGLRYGKIMILSDADVDGSHIQVLILTLFLRHFPALLQRGHVFVVKPPLYRVDTTWRGKARKIYCEAEAERDAAIERLRTEGVKESAISVQRFKGLGEMNPDQLWETSMCPDTRSLVPLSMTAADQAALHARFSLLMAKQSAGGRREWMERDGWTADIDI, from the coding sequence TTGAGCTATAGCGCCGAACAATTCACCGTCCTCAAGGGACTCGAACCGGTCAAGTTGCGTCCGGGCATGTATACCCGTACCACCTGCCCTACCCACATCATTCAGGAAGTGATCGATAACGCCGCCGATGAAGCCCTGGCCGGCCAGGCGACGCGCATCGACGTGACGGTCCGTGACGATGGCTCGGTGATCGTCGAGGACAATGGCCGCGGCATCCCCGTCGGCATTCCGTCCGGCGAGTCTCGTCCGGCGGCCGAGTTGGCCTTCACGACCCTGCATGCAGGCGGCAAGTTCGATAAGACGGACCTGGAGTCAGCCTATCGCTTTTCCGGCGGTTTGCATGGGGTGGGCGTGGCGGTCACCAATGCCCTGTCCCAGCGGGTGGAAGTCGAGATCAAAACCCGCGACCCCCAGGGATCGGGAAACGGTCGCTATCGGCTGGTGTTTACGCAGGGGGACGTGAGCGAGGCGCTGACCCGGCTGGAGGACTGCGGCCCGCGCACCCACGGTACGCGGGTTCAGGTATGGCCGGATGGGCAGTATTTCGACTCCGCCAAAATCAATATCCGCGAGCTCACCCATCTCCTGCGCGCCAAGGCCATTCTCCTCCCTGGTCTGCAAGTGAGCCTCACCCTCCCGGAGCAGGAACCCGTCGTCTGGAAATATAGCGAAGGTCTGGCGGAATACCTCGCGGAAATCGTCGCTGATCTCGAACTGGCCACTCCGATTTTTGCAGGAGCCTCCTACCAGGACGGGGATAGTAACGGTTTTGCGAAAGGGGAGGGTGCGGGTTGGGCGCTCTGTTGGATCAACGGCGCCGCACCTAACCCGGAAACTTACGTCAACCTGATCCCGACGTTGGACGGCGGTACCCACGAGTCGGGCTTTCGGGCCGGGGTTTTCGAGGCGGTGCGCAGTTTCATGGAGCATCACAGTCTCGTCCCCGCCAAGCTTAAACTGGTACAGGATGATGTTACCGGGAAGATGGCGCTGGTGCTGTCGGCGCGCGTGCTGGACCCGCAGTTTCAGGGGCAGACCAAAGACAAGCTTACCAGCCGCGACGCCTATAAGCTGATGGCGCAGACCGTGCGTGATCCGCTGGAACTCTGGCTCAACAGCCATCCGGATGCGGGGAAGGCGATTGCGGATCTGGCGATCCAGAATGCCCAGGCCCGTACCCGCGCCGCGCAAAAAATCGAGCGTAAGAAAGGCTCGGGGCTGGCGACACTCCCCGGCAAACTGACGGATTGTGAAAGTGAGGATATTCAGCGCAATGAGTTGTTTCTGGTCGAAGGGGACTCTGCCGGCGGTTCCGCCAAGGCGGCGCGCGACAAGGAATATCAGGCCTTGCTGCCGCTGCGGGGCAAGGTGCTCAACACCTGGGAAGTGGACGCAGACCAGATCTTCAAGAACCAGGAAGTCCACAATATGGCGGTAGCCCTGGGCATTGAGGCACACGGTTTCCAGGCGGACCCGGATCGGGTGCTGGCCGGGCTGCGCTACGGCAAAATCATGATCCTATCCGATGCCGATGTGGACGGCAGCCATATTCAGGTGCTGATTCTGACCCTGTTTCTGCGGCACTTCCCGGCGCTGTTGCAACGCGGCCATGTATTCGTGGTCAAGCCGCCTTTATACCGGGTGGATACCACCTGGCGCGGCAAGGCCCGTAAAATCTACTGCGAGGCAGAGGCGGAGCGGGACGCGGCGATAGAGCGCCTGCGCACCGAAGGCGTCAAGGAAAGTGCCATCTCGGTGCAGCGTTTCAAAGGCCTGGGTGAGATGAACCCGGATCAACTCTGGGAAACCTCCATGTGCCCCGACACCCGTTCCCTCGTCCCGTTGTCCATGACGGCGGCCGATCAGGCGGCGCTGCATGCCCGCTTCAGCCTGCTGATGGCCAAACAGTCCGCCGGCGGGCGTCGCGAATGGATGGAGCGGGACGGCTGGACGGCGGATATCGATATTTGA